The following are from one region of the Paenibacillus sabinae T27 genome:
- a CDS encoding response regulator transcription factor — protein sequence MPGEMIMLVDDEADIGEIIEMYAVSDGFQFQQAMNGAEALRMVDAYSPEIIILDVFLPDIEGYELCRQLRTVTDAPIVFLTCKYTEMDKIIGLSVGGDDYMSKPFSPLELIARIKAHLRRTRMAMRRMEEPRKASMLASESLKVNLSAHEAYLHSQRLELSVKEYQLLTYFMNHSGQVLTAELLLDKLWGYGKGLGSKTLQVHIGNLRRKIEDDPARPERIVTIRGVGYKFCEHAAII from the coding sequence ATGCCGGGAGAGATGATCATGCTCGTCGATGACGAAGCGGATATTGGAGAAATTATTGAAATGTACGCGGTATCGGACGGTTTTCAATTCCAGCAGGCGATGAACGGGGCCGAGGCGCTTCGGATGGTGGATGCGTATTCGCCGGAAATCATCATTCTTGACGTGTTTCTGCCAGACATTGAAGGCTACGAGCTCTGCCGGCAGCTTCGCACGGTCACTGATGCCCCTATCGTATTTCTTACCTGCAAATATACGGAAATGGATAAAATCATCGGACTCAGCGTCGGCGGGGACGATTATATGAGCAAACCGTTCAGCCCGCTCGAGCTGATTGCCCGGATCAAAGCCCATTTGAGACGCACCCGGATGGCTATGCGGCGGATGGAGGAGCCGAGAAAGGCTAGCATGCTTGCCTCGGAATCCTTGAAGGTGAACCTCTCCGCGCATGAAGCTTATTTGCACAGCCAGCGTCTGGAGTTATCCGTAAAAGAGTACCAGCTGCTTACCTATTTCATGAATCATTCCGGACAGGTGCTGACGGCGGAGCTGCTGCTGGACAAGCTGTGGGGATACGGCAAGGGCCTTGGCAGCAAGACGCTTCAGGTGCATATCGGCAACCTGCGGCGCAAAATCGAGGACGATCCGGCCAGACCAGAACGAATTGTAACGATTCGCGGCGTCGGCTATAAGTTTTGCGAGCATGCGGCGATTATTTGA
- the tynA gene encoding hypothetical protein (catalyzes the formation of phenylacetaldehyde from 2-phenylethylamine), which yields MNKKIILAGTAAAALFLTSVIPGSPWKSEAAAIVAPKVAYDPLNPLTEQEIRSVSYIIKHSSKYKKDMRFTEITLKEPDKKKVWNWVLLNDAAKKMKANKLPRQAAFVISEQRKVYEGVVDLDSKRIVEWKENTAGGYAMVSFAEDPSEVVYKNPEFLAALKKRGLAGKVNKVKLVGLTVGYYGPDNADPNRRLYKYTAYLDTGDGNFFTHPIENLVVTVDIDEKKVLKVEDEGVIPVPMNDHGYRKGDKDSTREPAKPIVITQPKGVNYTIKGQEISWQGWKFHVMLDARRGPVISAATYNDHGKVRKVMYSGGLGGMTVPYGDPGLNWYWKTYMDSGEYGVGKLGRPMVLGADVPNNTTFIDATLNDDNGNPYTSPKVIGIFERYADSDWTHSEAGVTDSRARLELVVRFISTVGNYDYTFDYVFQQNANIKINVGASGIEAVKGAAATSVKSTDEHYIDPNNAEIRNGTLVDKHTVAVYHQHIYNFRLDMDVDGEKNTVLELDPKAAPITGNPSKKTEMVLEQKTYHTELEAAQKFDPDKVVLVTNPEKKNKLGYLTGYQIIANAGGTHPFAEDPLFGDDDYLIKRAGYLKKHIWVTPYSPDEVYPEGKYINQNPNDTGLAAWASQDRDIYEKDDVVWITTGTTHIPRSEEWPMMSTEWASAMLKPFNFIDRTPTLDLPAPAESDTKKK from the coding sequence ATGAACAAGAAAATAATCCTGGCCGGAACTGCGGCGGCCGCGCTGTTTTTGACAAGCGTAATTCCGGGATCACCGTGGAAATCCGAGGCGGCGGCGATTGTTGCTCCGAAAGTGGCCTATGATCCGCTCAATCCGCTGACGGAGCAGGAGATCAGGTCGGTGTCTTATATTATCAAGCATAGCTCAAAGTACAAGAAGGATATGCGCTTTACCGAGATTACGCTGAAGGAGCCGGACAAAAAGAAAGTATGGAACTGGGTGCTGCTAAATGATGCGGCCAAAAAAATGAAGGCTAACAAGCTTCCGCGTCAGGCGGCATTCGTTATCTCTGAGCAGCGTAAAGTGTACGAAGGGGTTGTCGACCTCGATTCGAAACGAATTGTGGAGTGGAAGGAGAATACAGCCGGCGGGTATGCGATGGTGAGCTTTGCCGAAGATCCGTCCGAAGTGGTGTACAAAAATCCCGAGTTCCTGGCGGCGCTGAAAAAGCGCGGGCTGGCGGGCAAGGTTAACAAGGTGAAGCTTGTCGGTCTTACCGTAGGCTACTACGGACCGGACAACGCCGATCCCAACCGCCGACTCTACAAATACACAGCTTATCTGGACACGGGGGACGGGAACTTTTTTACCCATCCGATCGAGAATCTGGTTGTAACCGTTGATATTGATGAGAAAAAAGTGCTTAAAGTCGAGGATGAAGGCGTGATCCCGGTGCCGATGAACGACCATGGATACCGGAAAGGCGACAAAGACAGCACACGTGAGCCGGCTAAACCGATCGTCATCACGCAGCCCAAAGGCGTCAATTATACGATCAAAGGGCAGGAGATCAGCTGGCAGGGCTGGAAATTCCACGTTATGCTGGACGCGCGCCGCGGTCCTGTCATTTCGGCAGCGACTTACAACGATCATGGCAAGGTACGCAAAGTTATGTACAGCGGCGGACTTGGAGGGATGACCGTTCCGTATGGCGATCCTGGCTTGAACTGGTATTGGAAGACGTACATGGATTCCGGCGAATACGGCGTTGGGAAGCTTGGGCGTCCGATGGTGCTAGGCGCGGACGTGCCGAACAATACCACCTTCATTGACGCCACGCTTAACGACGATAACGGCAATCCTTACACGTCTCCGAAGGTTATCGGAATTTTCGAGCGCTACGCCGATTCCGACTGGACGCATAGCGAGGCCGGAGTGACCGATAGCCGGGCCCGTCTCGAGCTTGTCGTCCGGTTCATCTCCACGGTCGGCAACTATGACTATACGTTTGACTATGTGTTCCAGCAGAACGCGAATATCAAGATCAACGTCGGCGCATCCGGTATAGAGGCGGTGAAAGGCGCGGCGGCAACGAGCGTAAAGAGCACGGACGAGCACTATATCGATCCGAACAATGCGGAAATCCGCAATGGCACACTTGTTGATAAGCATACGGTGGCCGTGTATCACCAGCATATTTATAATTTCCGCCTCGATATGGATGTGGATGGCGAGAAGAACACCGTTCTGGAGCTTGATCCAAAAGCGGCGCCGATTACGGGCAATCCGAGCAAGAAGACGGAGATGGTGCTTGAGCAAAAGACCTATCATACGGAGCTCGAAGCCGCGCAGAAATTCGATCCGGACAAAGTTGTGCTTGTTACCAATCCGGAGAAAAAGAACAAATTGGGTTATCTGACCGGCTACCAAATTATTGCGAACGCGGGCGGCACTCATCCTTTCGCGGAAGATCCGCTGTTTGGGGATGACGACTATCTGATCAAACGTGCAGGTTACTTGAAGAAGCATATCTGGGTAACTCCGTATTCGCCGGACGAAGTCTATCCCGAGGGCAAGTACATCAACCAGAACCCGAACGATACAGGACTGGCGGCATGGGCATCACAGGACCGGGATATCTATGAAAAAGATGACGTGGTGTGGATTACGACGGGAACAACGCACATTCCGCGTTCAGAGGAGTGGCCGATGATGTCAACCGAATGGGCATCAGCGATGCTGAAGCCGTTCAATTTTATTGACCGGACGCCGACTCTCGATCTGCCGGCACCGGCGGAAAGCGACACGAAGAAAAAATAG
- a CDS encoding stalk domain-containing protein, whose product MTIRKHAILSALTMSLLFSASAQAEEAAKPGTKPAEAASPMAGTGQATGTVQSAGPVQTATDAPTAQDDTAAPPALTVPAPVSIYLDGSLLQTEAEPVNVNGTLLVPMRRLFEGQGAKLSWNNTDKMVTATKDGITLTYRIGELSATVNDRTVPLNAPGQISGGYTLVPLRFVSEALGSTVTWDQAVRTVHVSTITFETSIRWGVNLRSSPDSGSGPADKATPSLTLVSRSANTGRRSPASATSVPNSGGGSSASSANSPDTDSGSNILELLPTGSKVHVVREVDAFWLEVRTPDNRTGYISAKPKYTDYASPSLTDKQADELIAYGETFLGTPYVFGASPDQTASFDCSSFVKRVFQDTLAVDLPRVSSDQAKAGTEIGLDELRKGDLLFFGARDLNIGHVAIYAGDNKLLHTYSEKYGVRTEAFSDYWKKRLVTARRVF is encoded by the coding sequence ATGACGATTCGAAAGCACGCGATCCTATCTGCATTGACTATGTCCCTGTTATTCTCGGCTTCCGCTCAGGCGGAGGAAGCCGCCAAGCCGGGCACTAAGCCGGCTGAAGCGGCTTCGCCGATGGCCGGAACCGGACAAGCCACCGGGACCGTTCAGTCCGCTGGACCCGTTCAGACGGCTACGGACGCCCCCACCGCTCAGGATGACACAGCCGCTCCGCCGGCCCTGACCGTTCCCGCACCGGTATCCATCTATCTGGACGGCTCGCTGCTTCAAACCGAGGCGGAGCCGGTGAATGTGAACGGCACACTGCTCGTTCCCATGCGCCGTCTGTTTGAAGGGCAGGGGGCCAAGCTGTCCTGGAACAATACGGACAAGATGGTTACGGCCACGAAAGACGGGATCACGCTGACCTACCGCATCGGGGAGCTTTCCGCCACGGTGAACGACCGGACGGTGCCGCTTAATGCCCCCGGGCAAATATCCGGCGGATATACGCTGGTTCCGCTGCGCTTCGTCAGCGAAGCCCTTGGCAGCACCGTGACCTGGGACCAGGCCGTCCGCACCGTCCACGTCTCGACGATAACCTTCGAGACGTCCATCCGGTGGGGCGTCAATCTGCGCAGCTCGCCGGATTCAGGCAGTGGGCCGGCGGATAAGGCAACGCCTTCGCTCACGCTGGTTAGCCGTTCAGCGAATACGGGCAGGCGTTCACCAGCTTCAGCTACCAGTGTGCCGAACTCGGGCGGCGGTTCATCAGCTTCATCCGCTAATTCGCCGGATACGGATAGCGGCTCGAACATTCTGGAGCTGCTGCCTACGGGATCGAAAGTCCACGTCGTACGCGAAGTGGACGCCTTCTGGCTTGAGGTCCGGACCCCGGATAACCGGACGGGATACATATCAGCGAAGCCAAAGTACACCGACTATGCCAGCCCGTCCCTGACCGATAAGCAGGCGGACGAGCTGATCGCCTACGGCGAGACCTTTCTCGGCACGCCATATGTGTTCGGAGCATCGCCGGATCAGACAGCCAGCTTCGACTGCTCTTCCTTCGTGAAGCGCGTCTTTCAGGATACGCTCGCGGTTGACCTTCCGCGAGTATCCTCCGACCAGGCCAAGGCAGGCACGGAGATCGGGCTGGACGAGCTGCGCAAGGGCGACCTATTGTTCTTCGGCGCCCGCGATTTGAACATCGGGCATGTCGCCATCTACGCGGGGGATAACAAGCTGCTGCATACCTACTCGGAGAAATACGGCGTCCGCACCGAAGCCTTCAGCGACTATTGGAAGAAACGGCTCGTGACGGCGCGGCGGGTGTTTTAG
- a CDS encoding voltage-gated chloride channel family protein translates to MNSVRQKWTRWAEQRVFAALVGTLLKWVVLGSGVGILSGTASAFFLKSLDYVTDVRIANPWLLFLLPLGGALVSFLYMKIGKNSGKGNNLILEQISNGGETIPLRMAPLVLFGTLVTHLFGGSAGREGTAVQMGGSLAEWFGKILRVGPIDRKILLICGISGGFGSIFGTPLAGTVFGLEVLAIGLIRHEALIPAFVAAFTGNLVTSSFWGVSHIHYHIGAVPALTWIVVLKVVFASVLFGLTSILFSELTHALKKGYTKLFKNPVLKSAVGGAVIIGLVYLLGTRDYLGLGIPLIQDSFTEDVSPFAFLGKLVFTSLTLGAGFQGGEVTPLFAIGATLGNALAGALHLYAPFLAGLGFIAVFCGATNTPIACFLMGVELFGSDAAVYMFMACLVSYLFSGHTGIYTSQQIGISKSEHLPIPEGTTLSAVKSLMKKQDGAAPGAEKR, encoded by the coding sequence ATGAACTCAGTTAGACAGAAGTGGACCCGGTGGGCCGAACAACGCGTGTTTGCCGCGCTGGTTGGCACGCTGCTGAAATGGGTGGTGCTCGGGAGCGGCGTCGGCATCCTGTCCGGCACGGCCTCGGCTTTTTTCCTGAAGAGCCTGGACTATGTAACCGACGTAAGAATAGCCAATCCGTGGCTGCTGTTTCTGCTGCCGCTCGGGGGGGCGCTGGTCAGCTTCCTGTATATGAAGATCGGCAAGAACAGCGGGAAGGGCAACAATTTGATTCTGGAGCAGATCAGCAACGGAGGCGAGACGATTCCGCTTCGAATGGCGCCGCTCGTCTTGTTCGGAACGCTTGTTACGCATTTGTTCGGCGGATCGGCGGGCCGGGAAGGGACAGCGGTTCAAATGGGCGGAAGCTTGGCCGAATGGTTCGGGAAAATCCTCCGCGTCGGGCCCATCGACCGCAAAATCCTACTGATCTGCGGCATTAGCGGCGGGTTCGGATCGATCTTCGGCACACCTTTGGCCGGCACGGTATTCGGCCTGGAGGTTCTGGCGATCGGTCTGATCCGACATGAAGCGCTGATCCCGGCTTTTGTGGCCGCTTTTACAGGCAATCTCGTCACCTCCTCGTTCTGGGGCGTTTCCCATATCCACTATCATATCGGCGCGGTGCCTGCGTTAACGTGGATCGTCGTTCTCAAGGTCGTATTCGCTTCGGTCCTGTTCGGGCTGACGAGCATCTTGTTCAGTGAATTGACCCATGCTCTGAAAAAAGGGTACACCAAGCTCTTCAAAAACCCTGTGCTCAAGAGCGCCGTGGGGGGCGCCGTTATTATCGGTCTCGTCTACCTCCTCGGAACCCGCGATTATTTGGGACTGGGCATACCGCTGATTCAGGACTCTTTTACGGAGGATGTGTCTCCGTTTGCTTTTTTGGGCAAGCTGGTGTTTACTTCCCTTACCCTGGGCGCCGGATTTCAGGGAGGCGAGGTGACTCCGCTGTTCGCGATCGGGGCCACTCTGGGGAATGCGCTGGCCGGTGCTTTGCATCTGTATGCTCCTTTTTTGGCGGGGCTCGGGTTTATCGCCGTCTTTTGCGGCGCGACGAACACACCGATTGCGTGCTTCCTGATGGGGGTTGAATTATTCGGATCGGACGCTGCCGTGTACATGTTCATGGCTTGTCTGGTCAGCTACCTGTTCTCGGGGCATACGGGCATTTACACTTCCCAGCAAATCGGGATATCCAAAAGCGAGCATCTGCCGATTCCCGAGGGCACGACCTTGTCGGCGGTCAAAAGCTTGATGAAGAAGCAGGACGGGGCCGCTCCGGGGGCGGAGAAGCGATGA
- a CDS encoding MarR family winged helix-turn-helix transcriptional regulator has product MEIAERNGLVAGWLALTHIQSNTAVKLEQALQERHRISLKEFYMLLFLSEAPGKKLRLQQLESMVGLSQSAMSRLVSRFEAKGCGAMKRHICEEDRRSVYTSLTPIGQKKVDEAYATFQSVLLDALPARELAGLLQQLLEAKGHSADA; this is encoded by the coding sequence ATGGAAATTGCGGAACGTAACGGACTTGTGGCCGGTTGGCTGGCGCTGACCCATATTCAGAGCAATACGGCGGTCAAGCTCGAACAGGCGCTGCAAGAAAGGCACCGGATATCCCTAAAGGAATTCTATATGCTGCTGTTCCTGTCCGAAGCCCCCGGCAAAAAGCTGCGTCTGCAGCAGCTCGAATCCATGGTGGGCCTGAGTCAGAGCGCGATGTCGCGGCTGGTCAGCCGGTTCGAGGCCAAGGGCTGCGGAGCGATGAAACGGCATATTTGTGAGGAAGACCGCAGAAGCGTCTATACCTCCTTGACTCCAATCGGGCAGAAAAAAGTGGATGAAGCGTACGCCACCTTTCAGTCCGTCCTTCTGGACGCCCTACCGGCGCGCGAGCTTGCCGGTCTATTGCAGCAGCTTCTTGAAGCGAAGGGCCATTCGGCGGATGCATGA
- a CDS encoding YidH family protein, with the protein MKEAQSESKYTQQHLANERTYLAWIRTAVALAGLGFLAAGIVFRDSRYSGVGHIVAAAAGIAAVLLGGGVVAAATGDYMRKREGINNEQFRSSSSLIRLVFVSLTIIEVLLIVLVVLMLLSS; encoded by the coding sequence ATGAAAGAGGCGCAAAGTGAATCGAAATATACGCAGCAGCATCTGGCGAACGAACGGACGTACTTGGCCTGGATTCGTACGGCGGTCGCGCTGGCAGGTCTCGGCTTTCTGGCGGCCGGCATCGTGTTCCGGGATTCCCGTTACAGCGGAGTCGGTCACATCGTCGCGGCGGCCGCAGGCATTGCGGCGGTGCTGCTCGGCGGCGGTGTGGTTGCGGCGGCTACCGGCGATTATATGCGAAAAAGAGAAGGCATCAACAACGAGCAGTTCCGTTCGTCTTCTTCGCTCATTCGGCTGGTGTTCGTCTCGCTCACCATTATCGAAGTGCTGCTGATCGTGCTAGTTGTGCTGATGCTGTTGTCCTCTTAG
- a CDS encoding MFS transporter — translation MEKDRLWNRHFLTICLSSFFIFMTFYILTVTLPAFVLENLQGKRQNIGLVTTVFVIASVIFRPLAGRWLDEFNRKALVVGSLLLFTGCSVLYLFIHSYTALLLLRFIHGISFGIGATATSAIVLDVIPERRKGEGIGYFSLFMSLAMVMGPFIGLTITAHAGFGLLFVTISAFSLLACVCGILTPVPPHTPRPNTLGNWSIKRYIEPKSVPVSLSGFVLAFSYASLSTFISVYAKSIGMGAVASYFFIVFAALVLISRPFTGRLFDRRGPHVLVYPGILLFTAGMIWLSRISSAPEFLATAGLIGLGYGAILPSFQTLAIQAAPVHRRALATGTYFVLFDLGFGLGSYILGIIAAHTDYRTMYLSAGTISVLALILYFLLHLWSRKTGRETVQPDEPEPGLRTVYGADQQV, via the coding sequence TTGGAAAAGGACCGTCTGTGGAACCGTCATTTTTTGACTATATGCCTTAGCAGTTTTTTTATTTTTATGACCTTTTATATTTTGACGGTGACGCTGCCCGCGTTCGTGCTGGAAAATTTGCAGGGAAAAAGGCAAAACATCGGGCTGGTGACCACCGTGTTCGTCATCGCTTCCGTAATATTCCGGCCGCTGGCGGGCAGATGGCTGGACGAGTTCAACCGCAAGGCGCTTGTGGTCGGCTCGCTCCTGCTGTTTACCGGCTGCTCCGTGCTGTACCTGTTCATTCACAGCTACACTGCCCTGCTGCTGCTGCGTTTTATCCATGGCATTTCCTTCGGGATCGGGGCGACCGCCACCTCGGCCATCGTGCTTGATGTCATTCCGGAACGCCGCAAGGGCGAGGGCATCGGCTATTTCAGCCTGTTCATGAGCCTCGCGATGGTTATGGGCCCGTTCATCGGCCTCACGATCACCGCTCACGCCGGCTTCGGCCTGCTGTTCGTGACGATCAGCGCTTTTTCGCTGCTTGCCTGTGTCTGTGGCATTCTGACGCCCGTTCCTCCCCATACGCCGCGGCCGAATACACTTGGCAACTGGAGCATCAAGCGGTATATCGAGCCAAAATCCGTGCCAGTGTCCCTGTCCGGATTTGTTCTGGCTTTTTCGTATGCATCGCTATCGACGTTCATCTCCGTCTATGCCAAGTCGATCGGAATGGGCGCGGTGGCCAGCTACTTTTTCATCGTATTCGCGGCTTTGGTGCTTATTTCCCGGCCTTTTACCGGCCGTTTGTTCGACCGCAGAGGCCCCCACGTGCTCGTCTATCCGGGCATCCTCCTGTTCACCGCGGGCATGATCTGGCTCAGCCGGATCTCTTCCGCTCCCGAATTTCTGGCCACGGCGGGGCTGATCGGACTGGGCTATGGCGCCATTCTTCCCAGCTTTCAGACGCTGGCCATCCAGGCGGCTCCCGTTCACCGGCGCGCGCTTGCTACCGGGACCTATTTTGTGCTGTTCGATCTCGGCTTTGGCCTCGGCTCTTATATTTTGGGCATCATCGCGGCCCATACGGATTACCGGACGATGTATCTCTCTGCCGGAACGATTTCCGTTTTGGCGCTGATTCTTTATTTCCTCCTTCACCTTTGGTCCCGGAAAACAGGGCGGGAAACGGTACAACCGGACGAACCGGAGCCAGGCCTCCGGACTGTATACGGAGCCGACCAACAGGTGTAA
- a CDS encoding MerR family transcriptional regulator has translation MKIGELAKLTGVSVRSLRYYESQGLISPVRLANGYREYSPLAAETVETIQLYLNLGLTTEQIAGFLNCVLKNKEAFCAEVMPLYESKLKEIDRQLHQLTQIKLNLEERMASIRREREGSGAENPS, from the coding sequence ATGAAAATAGGCGAGCTTGCCAAACTGACCGGCGTAAGCGTCCGGTCACTTCGATACTACGAGTCGCAAGGTTTGATTTCGCCGGTCCGTCTGGCCAACGGCTACCGCGAATACTCTCCGCTTGCCGCGGAGACGGTGGAAACGATCCAGCTGTATTTGAATTTGGGACTTACTACAGAGCAAATCGCGGGCTTTTTAAACTGCGTGCTGAAGAACAAGGAAGCGTTCTGCGCGGAGGTGATGCCGCTGTATGAATCCAAACTTAAGGAAATTGACCGGCAGCTGCACCAGCTGACGCAGATCAAGCTTAATCTGGAGGAACGAATGGCTTCCATCCGCCGGGAGCGGGAAGGGTCCGGCGCGGAAAATCCAAGCTGA
- a CDS encoding thioredoxin family protein, whose product MAIKHAETPEVLREAVAGGGVVLADYGAAWCPPCRNLLPILDELARDYGDTVTVVKIDCDEQPELAAEAGVMSMPTVIIYKGGQPVDKLVGLSPKSVYTGVLSRHLA is encoded by the coding sequence ATGGCGATTAAACATGCGGAAACACCCGAGGTTTTACGGGAAGCGGTGGCTGGCGGCGGCGTAGTGCTTGCCGATTACGGCGCGGCCTGGTGCCCGCCCTGCAGAAATCTGCTGCCGATCCTGGATGAACTGGCCCGGGATTACGGAGACACGGTAACCGTTGTTAAGATAGACTGCGACGAGCAGCCCGAGCTGGCCGCGGAAGCGGGCGTCATGAGTATGCCGACTGTAATTATCTATAAGGGCGGGCAGCCGGTGGATAAGCTGGTCGGCCTAAGCCCGAAATCGGTCTACACGGGCGTGCTGAGCCGGCATCTCGCGTAA
- a CDS encoding CHAD domain-containing protein, protein MTTGTEVQGAEASRAQQWEQAMSELYASYLDFGKKALKDFDDEAVHQARVSSRKLITLLSILDPEDASGLRAYFKRSQKRLGQVRDADVLIQSFKERRKEAKLEGDKKTAKLLKAVILHQKEKRTRQRGKLADELPGMLNGEKDGKWNDFIKERLPALVAEQDVNVAMRELEVAFEQQKKRCKELLGQEDPASSEALDELHKLRLLAKRIRYTANAASFALDQKFHANEAIYKDIQSELGEITDKRMWLDRLEKIGRKELGASRDTWNAFVGKLQAELTEALRRNTVVDVPEALTYSAALE, encoded by the coding sequence ATGACAACAGGCACAGAAGTCCAAGGCGCCGAGGCAAGCCGGGCGCAGCAATGGGAGCAGGCCATGTCGGAGCTATATGCAAGCTATCTGGATTTTGGAAAAAAGGCGCTGAAGGATTTCGACGACGAAGCTGTTCACCAGGCGCGGGTGAGCAGCCGCAAGCTGATCACACTGCTGTCCATTCTCGATCCTGAGGATGCATCAGGCCTCCGCGCGTATTTCAAGCGTTCCCAGAAGCGCCTGGGCCAAGTCAGGGATGCCGACGTGCTCATCCAATCCTTCAAAGAACGGCGGAAGGAAGCGAAGCTCGAAGGCGACAAGAAGACCGCCAAGCTGTTGAAAGCGGTTATTCTGCATCAAAAAGAGAAGCGCACAAGGCAGCGCGGGAAATTGGCTGATGAGCTGCCCGGGATGCTAAATGGTGAGAAGGACGGCAAATGGAATGATTTTATCAAGGAACGTCTGCCCGCCCTCGTTGCCGAACAGGATGTCAATGTCGCGATGCGCGAGCTTGAGGTCGCTTTTGAGCAGCAGAAGAAACGGTGCAAGGAGCTGCTTGGGCAGGAAGACCCGGCATCCAGCGAGGCGCTGGATGAACTGCACAAGCTAAGGCTGCTCGCCAAGCGTATCCGTTACACCGCAAACGCGGCGTCCTTCGCACTGGATCAGAAATTTCACGCGAATGAAGCGATATATAAAGACATCCAGTCAGAGCTCGGTGAAATCACCGACAAACGCATGTGGCTGGATAGGCTGGAGAAGATCGGCCGCAAGGAGCTGGGCGCCAGCCGCGATACGTGGAATGCCTTCGTCGGTAAGCTTCAAGCCGAGCTGACGGAGGCGCTTCGCCGGAACACCGTCGTCGACGTGCCGGAAGCTCTCACTTACAGCGCCGCACTGGAATGA
- a CDS encoding copper amine oxidase N-terminal domain-containing protein, producing the protein MLKKIAALCIGLGLTVSITGGGPGGTPSAQAAVPAGMVAVTINGVTLKLQSQAYVTKGRVMVPLREMAAGMGAQLSWNATARTATLRRAPHLVKITAGSSRAVKDGGTVLLDAPAEIRAGRVYIPLRFSAESMGGTVTWNVRTGTADIVLPLDPASAKAVIADRAKEAVLALKKKDWTTLSSMIHSRGVRFSPYGHVDTAKDIVLSWSEIAAAGTDQTVRTWGEYDGTGDPIKLTFAQYYNKFIYSADFADAPEMGYNQTIGFGNSLNNARNVYPDAILVEYHFDGFDPQYAGMDWQSLRLAFVKEGGQWMLAGIIHDQWTI; encoded by the coding sequence ATGTTGAAAAAAATAGCGGCACTCTGCATCGGCCTCGGGCTGACCGTTTCGATAACCGGAGGGGGGCCAGGCGGAACGCCTTCTGCGCAGGCGGCCGTCCCTGCCGGAATGGTGGCCGTGACGATCAATGGGGTAACCCTGAAGCTTCAGTCTCAGGCTTATGTCACGAAAGGAAGAGTGATGGTCCCCCTTCGCGAAATGGCGGCGGGGATGGGTGCGCAGCTGTCCTGGAATGCGACCGCCCGCACAGCGACGCTCCGGAGAGCTCCGCATCTGGTCAAAATTACGGCCGGAAGCAGCCGGGCAGTGAAGGACGGCGGAACCGTCCTGCTGGATGCCCCGGCCGAAATTCGCGCCGGCCGGGTGTATATTCCGCTGCGCTTCTCGGCGGAGAGCATGGGCGGGACGGTGACCTGGAACGTGCGGACAGGCACGGCCGATATTGTGCTGCCGCTTGACCCGGCAAGCGCGAAGGCGGTCATTGCTGACCGCGCCAAAGAAGCGGTGCTGGCGCTGAAGAAGAAAGACTGGACAACTCTTTCTTCCATGATCCATTCGAGAGGCGTCCGCTTCTCACCCTACGGCCATGTCGACACCGCGAAGGACATTGTCCTGAGCTGGAGCGAAATCGCCGCGGCCGGCACGGATCAGACCGTCCGAACCTGGGGCGAATATGACGGGACAGGCGATCCCATCAAGCTGACCTTTGCCCAGTACTATAATAAATTTATATACAGCGCCGACTTTGCGGATGCCCCGGAAATGGGCTACAATCAGACCATCGGCTTCGGCAATTCGCTGAATAATGCGCGGAATGTATACCCGGATGCCATCTTGGTCGAATACCATTTCGACGGATTCGATCCGCAGTATGCCGGGATGGACTGGCAGAGTCTGCGGCTTGCATTCGTCAAGGAAGGCGGGCAGTGGATGCTTGCAGGCATCATACATGATCAATGGACGATATGA